A stretch of the Chitiniphilus purpureus genome encodes the following:
- a CDS encoding PAAR domain-containing protein, with protein MKRVIRLGDPTSHGGVVVSASPGMVIMGKAVARVGDTVSCPVPGHGSTVIVEGDPDWLVDGKPVALDGHKTSCGASLIATVPNVERG; from the coding sequence ATGAAACGCGTGATACGGCTGGGCGATCCGACCAGCCACGGCGGGGTCGTGGTCAGCGCATCCCCGGGCATGGTCATCATGGGCAAGGCAGTGGCACGGGTCGGCGACACAGTCTCCTGCCCGGTGCCGGGCCACGGCTCGACGGTGATCGTCGAAGGCGACCCGGACTGGCTGGTCGACGGCAAGCCGGTGGCGCTGGACGGGCACAAGACCAGTTGCGGCGCATCGTTGATCGCAACCGTGCCCAACGTGGAACGAGGCTGA
- the tssA gene encoding type VI secretion system protein TssA: protein MDQARQDKLEHLLAPLPGANPAGEDLGYSPLFDQIREARRADDPALSQGDWAASLKTADWPKARKLCEDALTSQSKDLQLGVWYTEALTKLEGFEGLGFGLRFLTGLLERYWETGYPELDPDDLDERVGKLEWLNIQLGQAIRRVPITMQQHGGYDWYRWQESRDVENLGLRDSEARERALAEGKLSGEAFDKSAQYSGVTWFQKLSAQLADAREAYLALDRRSDERFGHSAPNLSEIRDALAATGDVVNRLLEQHGGRATPAAAEPTGSVPAGGAAMAATPAAPTAAITVAAGPITSRADAIRQLREVARFFRNNEPHSPVALLAERAAKWAEMPLEDWLQTVIKDDSTLGQLRELLDFRQP, encoded by the coding sequence ATGGACCAGGCAAGACAGGACAAACTCGAGCATCTGCTGGCACCGCTGCCCGGTGCCAATCCGGCCGGCGAGGATCTGGGTTATTCACCGCTGTTCGACCAGATCCGCGAAGCGCGACGCGCGGACGACCCGGCGCTCTCGCAGGGTGACTGGGCCGCCTCGCTCAAGACCGCCGACTGGCCCAAGGCCAGAAAGCTGTGCGAGGACGCGCTGACCAGCCAGAGCAAGGATCTGCAGCTGGGGGTCTGGTATACCGAGGCGCTGACCAAGCTAGAAGGCTTCGAAGGGCTGGGATTCGGGCTGCGCTTTTTGACCGGACTGCTCGAACGCTACTGGGAGACCGGCTATCCCGAGCTCGACCCGGACGATCTGGATGAGCGGGTCGGCAAGCTCGAATGGCTGAACATCCAGCTGGGCCAGGCGATCCGCCGGGTGCCGATCACCATGCAACAGCATGGCGGCTACGACTGGTACCGCTGGCAGGAATCGCGCGATGTGGAAAACCTGGGGCTGCGCGACAGCGAGGCGCGCGAGCGCGCGCTGGCCGAGGGCAAGCTCTCGGGCGAGGCGTTCGACAAGAGCGCGCAGTATTCGGGCGTGACCTGGTTCCAGAAACTGAGCGCCCAACTGGCCGACGCGCGCGAGGCCTATCTGGCGCTCGATCGCAGGAGCGACGAGCGCTTCGGCCATTCCGCCCCCAACCTGTCGGAGATCCGCGATGCGCTCGCCGCCACCGGCGACGTGGTCAACCGGCTGCTCGAACAGCACGGCGGCCGCGCCACGCCGGCAGCAGCCGAGCCCACCGGGAGCGTGCCGGCCGGCGGGGCCGCCATGGCCGCGACGCCTGCAGCGCCCACCGCCGCCATCACGGTGGCAGCCGGCCCCATCACCAGCCGTGCCGATGCCATCCGCCAGTTGCGCGAAGTGGCGCGGTTCTTCCGCAACAACGAGCCGCACAGCCCTGTCGCCCTCTTGGCCGAACGCGCCGCCAAATGGGCCGAGATGCCGCTGGAGGACTGGTTGCAGACCGTGATCAAGGACGACTCGACCCTGGGCCAGCTGCGCGAACTGCTGGATTTCCGGCAGCCATGA
- the tssH gene encoding type VI secretion system ATPase TssH, with protein sequence MSTPLKALVGRLTPTARRAVEEAANRALARTHYEVEIEHVLLALIDQSDNAFGAALRACATDTARLERELDQALDGFRTGNSRNPVLSTWLPRWLERAWLIAGAECIEDDISSLDLLLALLSDDALRNTLQQSAPLLLRIDAGKLREGYGALRQHGGEGGAGTSAVQPDEPAPAIAPGTRRGSPGLDKYTVDLTAQARAGRIDPVLGRDGEIRQMIDILLRRRQNNPILTGEPGVGKTAVVEGLALKIVNGEVPPALVGITLRTLDLGLLQAGASVKGEFENRLRQVIDEVKASPTPIILFIDEAHTMIGAGGQAGQNDAANLLKPALARGELRTIAATTWAEYKKYFEKDAALARRFQVVKVEEPAPEVAVQMVRGVAEAMAVHHKVDILNEAVHAAVHLSSRYIAGRQLPDKAISVLDTACARVALSRAGRPGPLEDVQALIGNIDRELAALAREEGHAERIAELQARRAELETDLARLHAAWDEQNKLVAEIDALKSDTAGGDAKPAKGRKVSPLQAKRNELRALQKTLPLAFECVDENVIADVISGWTGIPLGRMVSNELQQVQQLARLLGERVIGQEHALAQIAERVQIAKANLEDPGKPKGVFMLVGPSGVGKTETAIALAEALYGGERNLITINMSEYQESHSVSGLKGSPPGYVGYGEGGVLTEAVRRKPYSVVLLDEVEKAHPDVLELFFQVFDKGVLEDSEGREVDFKNTIILLTSNAGTDLVMRAVEHGVTPFEGEESRDPTPEDLVEILRPTLQKVFKPAFLGRLTIVPYFPVSDEVLKRIVALKLAKIQRRIEANHGAKVEFPAELVELTVNRCYDVDSGARDADAILTRTVLARISAELLERMALGKLVKKIAVTVKGDDLKVKLS encoded by the coding sequence ATGTCCACCCCGCTCAAGGCTCTGGTCGGCCGGCTGACCCCGACCGCGCGCCGGGCCGTCGAAGAGGCCGCCAATCGTGCGCTGGCGCGCACCCACTACGAAGTGGAGATCGAACACGTGCTGCTGGCGTTGATCGACCAGAGCGACAATGCCTTCGGCGCGGCGCTGCGTGCCTGCGCGACCGATACCGCGCGGCTGGAGCGCGAGCTTGATCAGGCGCTGGACGGGTTCCGGACCGGCAATTCGCGCAATCCGGTGCTCTCCACCTGGCTGCCCCGATGGCTGGAGCGTGCCTGGCTGATCGCTGGCGCCGAGTGCATCGAGGACGACATCTCCAGCCTGGACCTGCTGCTGGCGCTGCTGAGCGACGATGCGCTGCGCAATACGCTGCAGCAATCGGCACCGCTGCTGCTCAGGATCGATGCGGGCAAGCTGCGCGAAGGGTATGGCGCGTTGCGCCAGCACGGCGGCGAGGGCGGGGCGGGGACCAGCGCGGTGCAGCCGGACGAGCCGGCCCCGGCGATCGCCCCCGGCACGCGCCGTGGCTCGCCGGGCCTTGACAAATACACCGTCGATCTGACGGCGCAGGCACGCGCCGGCAGGATCGACCCGGTGCTGGGGCGCGACGGCGAGATCCGGCAGATGATCGACATCCTGCTGCGCCGGCGCCAGAACAACCCCATCCTGACCGGCGAGCCGGGGGTGGGCAAGACGGCGGTGGTGGAAGGGCTGGCACTCAAGATCGTCAACGGCGAGGTGCCACCGGCGCTCGTGGGCATCACGCTGCGCACGCTGGACCTGGGCCTGTTGCAGGCGGGTGCCAGCGTCAAGGGCGAATTCGAGAACCGGCTGCGTCAGGTGATCGACGAGGTGAAGGCCAGCCCGACGCCCATCATCCTGTTCATCGATGAGGCGCACACCATGATCGGCGCAGGCGGGCAGGCGGGGCAGAACGACGCGGCCAACCTGCTCAAGCCGGCACTGGCGCGCGGCGAGCTGCGCACCATCGCCGCCACCACCTGGGCCGAGTACAAGAAGTATTTCGAGAAGGATGCCGCGCTCGCGCGGCGCTTCCAGGTGGTCAAGGTCGAGGAGCCGGCACCCGAGGTCGCGGTACAGATGGTGCGTGGCGTGGCTGAGGCCATGGCGGTGCACCACAAGGTCGACATCCTCAACGAGGCAGTCCATGCCGCGGTGCATCTGTCCAGCCGCTACATCGCCGGCCGCCAATTGCCCGACAAGGCGATCAGCGTGCTCGATACCGCCTGCGCCCGCGTGGCGCTGTCGCGCGCTGGCCGCCCGGGCCCCTTGGAAGATGTGCAAGCGCTGATCGGCAACATCGATCGCGAGCTGGCGGCGCTGGCGCGCGAGGAAGGCCACGCCGAGCGCATCGCCGAGCTGCAGGCCAGGCGTGCCGAGCTGGAGACCGATCTGGCCCGCCTGCATGCCGCGTGGGATGAGCAGAACAAGCTGGTGGCCGAGATCGATGCGCTCAAGAGCGATACGGCCGGCGGCGATGCCAAGCCCGCCAAGGGCAGGAAGGTGAGCCCGCTGCAGGCCAAGCGCAACGAGCTGCGTGCGCTGCAGAAAACCTTGCCGCTGGCGTTCGAATGCGTGGACGAGAACGTGATCGCCGATGTGATCAGCGGCTGGACCGGCATCCCGCTGGGACGCATGGTCAGCAATGAGTTGCAGCAGGTGCAGCAGCTTGCCAGGCTGCTCGGCGAACGCGTGATCGGTCAGGAGCATGCGCTGGCGCAGATCGCCGAGCGGGTGCAGATCGCCAAGGCCAACCTGGAGGATCCGGGCAAGCCCAAGGGCGTATTCATGCTGGTGGGGCCCTCTGGCGTCGGCAAGACCGAGACCGCCATCGCGTTGGCCGAAGCGCTGTACGGCGGCGAGCGCAATCTCATCACCATCAACATGAGCGAATACCAGGAGTCGCACAGCGTCTCCGGCTTGAAGGGCTCGCCGCCGGGCTACGTCGGCTACGGCGAAGGCGGTGTGCTGACCGAGGCGGTACGCCGCAAGCCGTACTCGGTGGTGCTGCTCGACGAGGTGGAAAAGGCGCATCCGGACGTGCTGGAGCTGTTCTTCCAGGTGTTCGACAAGGGGGTGCTCGAAGACAGCGAAGGCCGCGAGGTCGACTTCAAGAACACCATCATCCTGCTGACTTCCAACGCCGGCACCGATCTGGTGATGCGTGCGGTCGAGCATGGCGTGACACCGTTTGAGGGCGAAGAAAGCCGCGATCCGACCCCGGAAGACCTGGTCGAGATCCTGCGCCCCACGCTGCAGAAGGTGTTCAAGCCGGCCTTTCTCGGCCGTCTGACCATCGTGCCTTACTTTCCGGTGAGCGACGAGGTGCTCAAGCGCATCGTGGCGCTCAAGCTTGCCAAGATCCAGCGCCGCATCGAAGCCAACCATGGCGCCAAGGTGGAGTTCCCGGCCGAGCTGGTCGAGCTGACCGTCAACCGCTGCTACGACGTGGACAGTGGCGCGCGCGACGCCGACGCCATCCTCACCCGCACCGTGCTGGCGCGCATTTCGGCCGAGCTGCTGGAACGGATGGCGCTCGGCAAGCTGGTCAAGAAGATCGCCGTGACGGTGAAGGGGGACGACCTGAAGGTGAAGCTCAGCTGA
- the tssG gene encoding type VI secretion system baseplate subunit TssG, which produces MAGAFGRSPRDLTAELAADATCYGFFQGVRLLSLAANRRGEKRRGPLPAKLRFRTVASLAFPPSELVRYRPIETPGDQVEPSCDEMTVAFMGLTGPSGVLPTPYTELLIERRQYYRDTAAHAFFDLFSHRAVALFYGAWRKYRYWLAVEGGEQDGFTRYLLDLSGLGLARLRERLGADDTAGIDETLFIHYAGLLSQKPLSAQAMVTLIEGFFGVRTELAQFVGQWIDVPPQEQTRLGAGACELGLSAFAGERIWDRQTKMQLRLGPMRRRHFDNLLPGKPGADALDALMQFMVGHGLACDVTLVLDKRDVPKPRLEPGQPLLLGGNVWLNSTPPAAHPDQMCYRLLQ; this is translated from the coding sequence ATGGCCGGCGCGTTCGGGCGAAGCCCTCGTGATCTGACTGCCGAACTTGCCGCGGACGCCACCTGCTACGGCTTTTTCCAAGGGGTGCGGCTGCTGTCGCTCGCGGCCAACCGGCGCGGCGAGAAGCGGCGTGGGCCGTTGCCCGCCAAGCTGCGCTTTCGCACCGTGGCCTCGCTCGCGTTTCCGCCAAGCGAGCTGGTGCGCTACCGCCCCATCGAGACCCCGGGCGATCAGGTCGAGCCTTCCTGCGACGAGATGACGGTCGCGTTCATGGGCCTGACCGGGCCGAGCGGGGTGCTGCCCACCCCCTACACCGAATTGCTGATCGAACGCCGCCAGTACTACCGGGACACGGCCGCGCATGCCTTCTTCGATCTGTTCAGCCATCGCGCGGTCGCGCTGTTCTACGGCGCCTGGCGCAAATACCGCTACTGGCTGGCGGTGGAGGGCGGCGAGCAGGACGGGTTCACCCGCTACCTGCTCGATCTGTCCGGGCTGGGACTGGCCCGGCTGCGCGAGCGCCTGGGGGCGGACGATACCGCGGGGATCGACGAGACGCTGTTCATCCACTACGCCGGCTTGCTGTCGCAGAAGCCGCTGTCCGCCCAGGCGATGGTGACGCTGATCGAGGGTTTCTTCGGAGTGCGTACCGAGCTTGCACAGTTCGTCGGGCAATGGATCGACGTGCCGCCGCAGGAGCAGACCAGGCTGGGCGCCGGTGCCTGCGAGCTGGGCCTGTCGGCCTTTGCCGGCGAACGGATCTGGGACAGGCAGACCAAGATGCAGTTGCGCCTGGGACCGATGCGCCGCAGGCATTTCGACAATCTGCTGCCCGGCAAGCCCGGTGCCGATGCGCTGGATGCGCTGATGCAGTTCATGGTCGGGCATGGCCTGGCGTGCGACGTGACGTTGGTGCTCGACAAACGCGATGTGCCCAAGCCGCGCCTCGAGCCTGGACAGCCGCTGTTGCTGGGCGGCAATGTCTGGCTCAACAGCACGCCGCCCGCCGCGCATCCGGACCAGATGTGCTACCGGCTGCTGCAATGA
- the tssF gene encoding type VI secretion system baseplate subunit TssF — MLESLLPYYERELGYLRELSGEFARRYPKIAGRLQLEGDQCEDPHTERLIEAFAFLAARIHRKIDDEYPEIASSFLEVLYPHYLRPIPALTIVQLECDPQRPEIAKRYTVERHHPVHAPAIQGVVCKFRTCYPVDLYPLSLSSARLELTSGSAHLRRLAPDAAAVLTLEFETHGDLDISQIGLDALRLFLDGEPALMHLLYELLLSHTLRVRVGDGHDDPTATRELPGSMIQPVGFGRDEGVLEYDERSFLGYRLLTEYFSFPDKFLFIDFTRLGQVASRLSGNRLVLQCMIGRYPDTERHERLLNHLGPQHFKLGCTPIVNLFSQAGEPIRVTHQRASYPVWIDSRKQLAFEVIQIKRVVRVEKTGNDEQSEEVLPFYAIRHGGAEDAPRFYWHASREMATRQDDKGTDVELHLVDLAFNPVRPAAEVLSLEILCSNRDLPEQIPFGGSQGGLHTDFMLPGHSVVKRVRLLRKPTGSLRPPQRRGLQWRLISHLSLNYLSIVESGKSALQEMLALYNFTDSPVTNRQIQGIAGISSKPAVTRVAGRDFAGFVRGTEILLTLDEDYYVGGSVYLFASVLERFFALYCAPNSFTKLCVKSAQQHAEEIAVWPARSGEALVI; from the coding sequence ATGCTCGAATCCCTGCTTCCCTATTACGAACGTGAGCTTGGCTATCTGCGGGAGCTCTCCGGCGAGTTCGCCCGTCGCTATCCGAAGATCGCCGGCCGCCTGCAGTTGGAAGGCGACCAGTGCGAGGACCCGCACACCGAGCGGCTGATCGAGGCATTCGCCTTCCTGGCTGCCCGGATCCACCGCAAGATCGACGACGAATACCCCGAGATCGCCTCCAGTTTTCTGGAAGTCCTGTATCCCCACTATCTGCGGCCGATCCCGGCCTTGACCATCGTGCAGCTCGAATGCGATCCGCAGCGTCCGGAGATCGCCAAGCGCTACACCGTCGAGCGCCATCATCCGGTGCATGCGCCGGCGATCCAGGGCGTGGTGTGCAAGTTCCGTACCTGTTATCCGGTGGATCTGTATCCGTTGTCGCTCAGCAGTGCGAGATTGGAGCTGACCAGCGGCTCGGCCCACCTGCGGCGCCTGGCGCCGGATGCGGCGGCCGTGCTGACGCTCGAATTCGAGACCCATGGTGATCTCGATATCTCGCAGATCGGGCTCGATGCGCTGCGGCTGTTCCTGGACGGCGAACCGGCCTTGATGCATCTGTTGTACGAACTCCTGCTGTCGCACACGCTGCGCGTGCGTGTCGGCGATGGTCACGACGATCCGACCGCCACCCGCGAGCTGCCCGGCAGCATGATCCAGCCGGTGGGCTTCGGCCGCGACGAGGGCGTGCTCGAATACGACGAGCGCTCGTTCCTGGGCTATCGGCTGCTCACCGAATACTTCAGCTTTCCCGACAAGTTCCTGTTCATCGATTTCACACGGCTCGGCCAGGTGGCGTCCCGGCTCTCGGGCAACCGGCTGGTGCTGCAATGCATGATCGGGCGCTATCCGGATACCGAGCGGCATGAACGGCTGCTCAACCATCTGGGGCCACAGCATTTCAAACTGGGTTGCACCCCCATCGTCAACCTGTTCAGCCAGGCCGGCGAGCCGATCCGCGTGACGCATCAGCGTGCGAGCTATCCGGTCTGGATCGATAGCCGCAAGCAGCTCGCGTTCGAGGTCATCCAGATCAAGCGCGTGGTGCGGGTCGAGAAGACCGGCAACGATGAGCAGAGCGAGGAAGTGCTGCCGTTCTATGCCATCCGGCACGGCGGCGCCGAGGATGCCCCGCGTTTCTACTGGCATGCCAGCCGCGAGATGGCGACGCGCCAGGATGACAAGGGCACCGATGTCGAACTGCATCTGGTCGATCTGGCGTTCAACCCGGTGCGGCCGGCGGCCGAGGTGCTGAGCCTGGAGATCCTGTGCAGCAACCGCGATCTGCCCGAGCAGATCCCGTTCGGTGGCAGCCAGGGAGGCTTGCATACCGATTTCATGCTTCCGGGCCATTCGGTGGTCAAGCGGGTGCGCCTGCTGCGCAAGCCCACCGGCAGCCTGCGGCCGCCGCAGCGCCGCGGCCTGCAATGGCGGCTGATCTCGCATCTGTCGCTCAACTACCTGTCCATCGTCGAGAGCGGCAAGTCGGCGTTGCAGGAGATGCTGGCGCTCTACAATTTCACCGATTCGCCGGTCACCAACCGCCAGATCCAGGGCATTGCCGGGATCAGCAGCAAGCCCGCGGTCACACGGGTGGCAGGCCGCGATTTTGCCGGGTTCGTCCGTGGCACCGAGATCCTGCTGACGCTGGATGAGGACTATTACGTCGGCGGCAGCGTCTACCTGTTCGCCAGCGTGCTGGAGCGGTTCTTTGCGCTGTACTGCGCCCCCAACAGTTTCACCAAGCTGTGCGTCAAGAGTGCGCAGCAGCATGCCGAGGAGATCGCCGTATGGCCGGCGCGTTCGGGCGAAGCCCTCGTGATCTGA
- a CDS encoding OmpA family protein: MRTVIGLLGVALVVGCAQPQKQTTSPPKEESKWVLKQPPADAGTSKPAAAASSKVADPNTFMFEKMSVTLSDAEKARVAALVDKAKAASTLSIRGYCDRSEVGNAKDAAIARATAVRNELVSAGVALGKIRIRYTTEEARHAAVVEFQ, translated from the coding sequence ATGCGTACCGTGATCGGCTTGCTGGGCGTGGCGCTTGTGGTCGGTTGTGCCCAACCCCAGAAACAAACCACCTCGCCCCCGAAAGAAGAAAGCAAATGGGTGCTCAAGCAACCGCCCGCCGACGCCGGCACGAGCAAGCCTGCTGCGGCCGCGTCGTCCAAGGTTGCCGACCCGAATACCTTCATGTTCGAAAAGATGAGCGTCACGCTGTCCGATGCCGAAAAGGCCCGGGTCGCGGCATTGGTGGACAAGGCCAAGGCGGCCTCGACGCTTTCGATACGCGGCTATTGCGACCGCTCCGAGGTCGGCAATGCCAAGGACGCGGCGATCGCACGCGCCACCGCGGTGCGCAACGAGTTGGTCAGCGCAGGGGTTGCGCTGGGCAAGATCAGAATACGTTACACCACCGAGGAAGCGCGCCATGCGGCGGTGGTGGAGTTTCAATAG
- a CDS encoding Hcp family type VI secretion system effector has translation MAFDAFLKIDGIPGESTDDKHKDWIEIKSFAHKLEQPASATASSAGGATAERVNHSTFDIVHLIDKASPKLYEACCTGKHIKEVTLELCRAGGDKVKYLEVKLEQVLVSKVVPGGASNDEGFPSEAVSFSYGKIKWTYTQQKREDGAGGGNVSAGWDLTANKTIA, from the coding sequence ATGGCATTTGACGCCTTCCTCAAGATTGACGGGATTCCGGGCGAGAGCACGGATGACAAGCACAAGGACTGGATCGAGATCAAATCCTTCGCGCACAAGCTGGAACAACCGGCCTCGGCGACGGCAAGCTCGGCAGGCGGCGCGACGGCGGAGCGGGTGAACCACAGCACGTTCGACATCGTGCACCTGATCGACAAGGCGAGCCCGAAGCTGTACGAGGCATGCTGCACGGGCAAGCACATCAAGGAAGTGACGCTGGAGCTGTGCCGTGCGGGCGGCGACAAGGTGAAGTACCTGGAAGTGAAGCTGGAGCAGGTGCTGGTATCGAAGGTGGTGCCGGGCGGTGCGTCGAACGACGAGGGTTTCCCGTCGGAGGCGGTGTCGTTCAGCTATGGCAAGATCAAGTGGACGTACACGCAGCAGAAGCGCGAAGACGGCGCTGGCGGCGGCAATGTGAGCGCAGGCTGGGACCTGACCGCGAACAAGACCATCGCCTAA
- the tssC gene encoding type VI secretion system contractile sheath large subunit, producing MSAEQLTQSAAASEPAAASLLDDIIDQSRVATSEAEKSHTRDLIGELVDQVLAGTVTVSKDLAASIDARIAQIDALISGQLNEIMHQADFQKLEASWRGLKYLVNESETSTMLKVKVLNVSKKDLVKDFKTSPEFDQSALFKKIYEEEYGTFGGAPYAGLIGDFEFTRHPEDFYLLEELSHVAAAAHAPLISAAAPGLFGLESFADIGKPRDLAKIFDTVEYAKWKSFRESEDSRYVGLVLPHMLGRLPYGAETLPVEEFNFEENVDGTNHDKYLWTNAAYAYGARLTDAFAQFGWLAAIRGVEGGGLVEGLPTHTFKTDDGEVALKCPTEVAITDRSEKLLSDLGFISLVHCKNTDYAAFFSGQSAQKAKSYNTDAANANARLSTQLPYIFAVSRIAHYMKSIMRDKIGSFASRQNVQDFLNTWLAQYVLLDDSASQEAKSKYPLREARVDVTEVAGKPGVYRAAAFLRPHFQLDELTISLRLVAELPKSAR from the coding sequence ATGAGCGCCGAACAACTCACCCAGTCCGCCGCCGCCTCCGAGCCGGCGGCAGCCAGTCTGCTTGACGACATCATCGATCAGAGCCGGGTCGCCACCAGTGAGGCGGAAAAGAGCCATACCCGCGATCTGATCGGCGAGCTGGTCGACCAGGTGCTCGCCGGCACGGTCACGGTATCCAAGGATCTGGCCGCCAGCATCGATGCCCGCATCGCCCAGATCGACGCGCTGATCTCCGGCCAGCTCAACGAGATCATGCACCAGGCTGACTTCCAGAAGCTCGAGGCATCCTGGCGCGGGCTCAAGTATCTGGTGAATGAATCGGAAACCAGCACCATGCTCAAGGTCAAGGTGCTGAACGTGTCGAAGAAGGACCTGGTCAAGGATTTCAAGACCTCGCCCGAGTTCGACCAAAGCGCGCTGTTCAAGAAGATCTACGAGGAAGAGTACGGCACCTTCGGCGGCGCGCCGTACGCCGGCCTCATCGGCGACTTCGAATTCACCCGCCATCCCGAAGACTTCTATCTGCTGGAAGAGCTGTCGCACGTCGCCGCTGCTGCGCATGCGCCGCTGATCAGTGCCGCGGCGCCGGGCCTGTTCGGCCTGGAGAGCTTTGCCGACATCGGCAAGCCGCGCGATCTGGCCAAGATCTTCGACACCGTCGAATACGCCAAGTGGAAGTCGTTCCGCGAGTCGGAGGATTCGCGCTATGTCGGCCTGGTGCTGCCGCATATGCTTGGCCGGCTGCCTTACGGCGCCGAGACGCTGCCGGTCGAGGAGTTCAATTTCGAGGAGAACGTCGACGGCACCAACCACGACAAGTATCTCTGGACCAACGCCGCCTATGCCTACGGGGCCCGCCTGACCGACGCCTTTGCCCAGTTCGGCTGGCTTGCCGCGATCCGCGGCGTCGAGGGTGGGGGTCTGGTCGAAGGGTTGCCAACGCATACCTTCAAGACCGACGACGGCGAAGTGGCGCTCAAGTGTCCGACCGAGGTCGCCATCACCGACCGCTCCGAGAAGCTGCTGTCCGACCTGGGGTTCATCTCGCTCGTGCATTGCAAGAACACCGACTACGCCGCGTTCTTCAGCGGCCAGTCGGCGCAGAAGGCCAAGAGCTACAACACCGACGCCGCCAATGCCAACGCGCGCCTGTCCACGCAGCTGCCCTATATCTTTGCCGTATCGCGGATCGCGCACTACATGAAGTCCATCATGCGCGACAAGATCGGCAGCTTCGCTTCGCGCCAGAACGTGCAGGACTTTCTCAATACCTGGCTTGCCCAGTATGTGCTGCTCGACGATTCGGCATCGCAGGAGGCCAAGTCGAAGTATCCGCTGCGTGAAGCCCGGGTGGACGTGACCGAGGTGGCAGGCAAGCCCGGCGTCTATCGTGCCGCTGCCTTCCTGCGCCCGCATTTCCAGCTGGACGAACTCACCATTTCGTTGCGCCTGGTGGCCGAACTGCCCAAGTCCGCCCGCTAG